A region from the Hydra vulgaris chromosome 10, alternate assembly HydraT2T_AEP genome encodes:
- the LOC105843846 gene encoding uncharacterized protein LOC105843846, translated as MMWPLFFILVCALLRILDANEKCEGEIDPFICKLKTALNINSRDEKLDKRFQQIEKQLEKIRQDILHLNATTAIEIKNASQEDNQIQQLTTHLNRSETKVRQTINSLIGTVNGTVNTLLSQIENISKELPQLKELLNNVDESRDTIHNEFNKFVNATTMFNYELTELLKKKTLDAMETLEKKQTELMNQPNCTVAYNTSFNYMFQKNRELELKVQQSQQQLSEIKAALETSKNEEWPTGSYCILANGACPKGFKLFTGYLRAINMFHFSSTYIRESFFGSSSINCHGNCGTYGNWVGELNLSTCCK; from the coding sequence ATGATGTGGccattgttttttatactggTATGTGCTTTACTTCGTATTCTTGATGCAAATGAAAAATGCGAAGGTGAAATTGATCCTTTTATTTGTAAGTTGAAAActgctttaaatataaattcaaggGACGAAAAACTTGACAAACGATTTCAGCAAATTGAAAAGCAGTTGGAAAAAATAAGGCAAGATATTTTGCATTTGAATGCAACAACAGCCATCGAGATAAAAAACGCAAGCCAAGAAGACAATCAAATACAACAACTAACAACCCATTTAAACAGAAGTGAAACCAAAGTAAGACAAACGATCAATAGTTTAATTGGAACGGTTAACGGAACTGTAAATACGTTGTTAAgtcaaatagaaaatatttcaaaagaactCCCACAATTAAAGGAATTGTTAAATAATGTTGACGAGAGCAGAGATACCATTCATaacgaatttaataaatttgtcaaCGCAACGACTATGTTTAACTATGAATTAACAGAGTTGCTTAAGAAAAAGACTTTGGACGCAATGGAAACACTTGAAAAAAAACAGACTGAACTTATGAACCAGCCTAACTGTACGGTAGCTTACAATACCTCATTTAAttatatgtttcaaaaaaatcgAGAACTTGAATTAAAAGTTCAACAAAGCCAACAACAGTTGTCTGAAATCAAGGCTGCATTAGAAACGTCGAAAAATGAAGAATGGCCGACTGGAAGTTACTGCATATTAGCTAACGGAGCTTGTccaaaaggttttaaattattCACGGGGTATTTAAGAGCTATTAACATGTTCCATTTTTCATCAACTTATATCCGCGAATCTTTTTTTGGTAGCAGCTCGATTAACTGCCATGGAAACTGTGGTACGTATGGAAACTGGGTTGGGGAGTTAAATCTTTCAACTTGCtgcaaataa